One Glycine max cultivar Williams 82 chromosome 4, Glycine_max_v4.0, whole genome shotgun sequence DNA segment encodes these proteins:
- the LOC100802756 gene encoding ylmG homolog protein 2, chloroplastic, giving the protein MGANANDLSTEIDCTKKVSNCWGNGQIPFALPFLTLPNSNFTTLLSSPPQLLHTSFTTAADNFFRFVHSLASQNPFLNKVLSLPAEFHTLCVQIRKQRNVGLVSSHNFAAVLPGGSVAGLVVANGVLNFLNIYNTLLIVRLVLTWFPNTPPSIVSPLSTICDPYLNIFRGLIPPLGGTLDLSPILAFLVLNAFTSTAAALPAELPVTEQSKQGLAAPLPSTTSQKKWMRRFQGNRSRTSGDDAK; this is encoded by the exons ATGGGTGCGAACGCTAACGACTTGTCCACTGAGATAGATTGTACTAAGAAGGTTTCCAATTGTTGGGGAAATGGTCAAATACCCTTTGCACTTCCTTTTCTCACACTCCCCAATTCCAACTTCACCACTCTCCTCTCTTCACCACCTCAACTACTCCACACATCATTCACCACTGCCGCTGACAATTTTTTCAGATTTGTACACTCCCTCGCTTCTCAGAACCCCTTCCTCAACAAAGTTCTCTCTCTCCCCGCCGAATTTCACACCTTATGCGTGCAG ATTCGGAAGCAAAGGAACGTGGGGTTGGTGTCTAGTCATAATTTCGCTGCCGTTTTGCCCGGGGGTTCGGTGGCAGGGCTAGTGGTGGCTAACGGGGTTCTCAATTTCTTGAACATTTACAACACTTTGCTCATTGTTAGGCTTGTTTTGACATGGTTTCCCAACACTCCTCCTTCCATTGTTAGCCCCCTCAG CACCATATGTGACCCATACCTGAACATATTCCGTGGACTTATTCCCCCTCTGGGAGGAACCCTGGATCTCTCTCCCATTCTAGCATTCTTGGTCCTAAATGCATTCACCAGCACTGCTGCTGCACTCCCTGCCGAGCTTCCAGTCACAGAACAATCAAAACAAGGTCTTGCAGCGCCATTGCCCTCTACTACTTCACAGAAGAAATGGATGAGACGGTTTCAAGGGAACAGGTCAAGGACATCTGGTGATGATGCTAAATAG
- the LOC100305941 gene encoding uncharacterized protein LOC100305941 precursor — MTKTMTMWFLLVSLSFIYAVATANTQIKITNNPADKLVAAINENRTAHKVSALTDNPGLACIALQYIKAYQGECDAVGGSDGKKPPESHFAEVFAPNCGVEASTLAPITGRFLACQTKYVHAPEAFSDILIRNQKSIDILYSKNHTQVGAAVTGTDGGSPYFWCVLFSSGKPNNTFTFESGVAKITKPGCFSGANDECSGASDWSPLNGMWVFVTSVLIAMGFALSL; from the exons ATGACAAAAACCATGACTATGTGGTTTCTGTTGGTCTCTCTTTCCTTCATTTATGCTGTTGCCACTGCTAATACTCAAA TCAAAATTACTAACAACCCTGCGGACAAGTTGGTAGCTGCAATCAACGAAAACAGAACTGCTCACAAGGTATCAGCCTTAACCGACAACCCGGGGCTTGCGTGTATTGCTCTACAATACATTAAGGCATACCAGGGTGAATGTGATGCTGTGGGAGGATCTGATGGCAAGAAACCTCCTGAGTCTCACTTTGCTGAAGTTTTTGCCCCAAACTGTGGTGTTGAGGCATCAACTCTTGCTCCTATAACTGGTCGTTTCCTAGCGTGCCAGACTAAGTATGTCCATGCTCCGGAGGCATTTTCTGATATCCTCATAAGGAACCAAAAGAGCATAGACATACTCTACAGTAAGAATCACACTCAGGTTGGTGCTGCTGTCACAGGTACTGATGGGGGCTCTCCTTACTTCTGGTGTGTGTTGTTTAGCAGTGGCAAACCTAACAACACCTTTACTTTTGAGAGTGGTGTGGCTAAAATAACAAAACCTGGTTGCTTTAGTGGAGCTAACGATGAGTGCAGTGGTGCTAGTGATTGGTCACCACTCAATGGGATGTGGGTATTTGTCACTTCAGTTCTGATTGCAATGGGGTTTGCTTTATCATTGTGA